Proteins from one Cryptomeria japonica chromosome 4, Sugi_1.0, whole genome shotgun sequence genomic window:
- the LOC131027271 gene encoding DELLA protein GAIP-like produces MAESFPVCGYKNSRCSTIYEGDQTALNIMSGQFDESSIPQYDVSPPPSKFNGEMPTNAKAFSAEEIIKLAATRYIRGSLDSGMDSCFVTPAMAMEDQHGLELAQLIFITADLISSKQYDQASRLLTQCRNFSSQWGNPTQRFCYYVSGALQERIERQACEELRNPLKPALNFTNNVNSGYNKAEFNQVLAFYNSVLPYVKLVTLTSMQAILDTMGDSSRIHVIDLEIGNGCQWSVLMQSLALRSTSHSTKLLRITALGMDADDLKDSGRRLHELAESLGIPFSYRMVQIKSMEEINEGMFKIKPGEAVAVFAPTVFHRLLYNRSLLESVVDVIKRLKPRIMVNIEVEVDSNSPSFEKRLVDVLFHSSACFDAHDVIMPDRHDPRRVKYEEIFCGRQLRNTIACEGSERRVRHVKIDVWRCFFKHKGFREMSFSYQAWYQARLLLREFPNGECFSVEANGDALITGWKATPVVAVSLWACG; encoded by the coding sequence ATGGCTGAGAGCTTTCCAGTGTGTGGGTATAAAAATAGTCGATGTTCAACAATCTACGAGGGCGATCAGACGGCGCTGAATATTATGTCAGGGCAGTTTGATGAATCCTCAATACCACAGTATGATGTTTCCCCGCCGCCCTCTAAATTCAATGGCGAAATGCCCACAAATGCCAAGGCTTTTTCTgctgaagaaatcatcaaactcgCGGCCACGAGGTACATACGAGGATCTCTTGATAGCGGCATGGACTCTTGCTTTGTGACTCCTGCAATGGCGATGGAAGACCAGCATGGGCTAGAATTGGCTCAGCTAATTTTCATCACGGCGGATTTAATAAGCAGCAAACAGTATGATCAAGCATCCAGGCTGTTGACGCAGTGTCGTAACTTCTCTTCGCAGTGGGGAAACCCCACACAGAGATTCTGCTACTACGTTTCCGGGGCGCTCCAGGAGAGAATCGAACGCCAGGCCTGCGAGGAGTTGAGAAATCCTCTAAAGCCAGCCCTCAATTTCACCAACAATGTCAACAGTGGTTATAATAAAGCGGAATTTAATCAGGTGCTGGCTTTTTATAATAGTGTTCTCCCGTATGTGAAACTGGTGACACTAACGTCTATGCAGGCAATTTTAGACACTATGGGAGATTCTAGCAGAATTCATGTTATAGATCTGGAGATTGGAAATGGGTGCCAATGGTCGGTTCTGATGCAGAGCCTTGCGCTGAGAAGTACTTCCCATTCGACTAAGCTTCTAAGGATCACGGCACTTGGAATGGATGCGGATGATCTGAAAGATAGCGGAAGAAGACTTCACGAGCTCGCTGAGTCCTTGGGGATTCCGTTTTCTTACAGGATGGTGCAGATCAAAAGTATGGAGGAGATTAACGAAGGTATGTTCAAAATAAAACCTGGGGAGGCTGTCGCAGTGTTCGCTCCCACTGTTTTCCATAGGCTATTATATAATCGGAGTCTTCTGGAGAGTGTTGTGGATGTTATAAAGAGATTAAAGCCCCGGATAATGGTGAATATAGAGGTTGAAGTTGACAGCAATTCTCCATCTTTTGAAAAGCGATTAGTCGATGTACTTTTTCATAGCAGCGCTTGTTTTGACGCCCATGATGTGATAATGCCGGATAGACATGATCCTCGAAGGGTGAAGTATGAGGAAATATTCTGTGGAAGGCAGCTAAGGAATACGATTGCCTGTGAGGGGAGCGAAAGGAGAGTTAGACATGTTAAAATTGATGTGTGGAGATGTTTTTTTAAACACAAGGGATTCAGGGAGATGAGCTTCAGTTATCAAGCTTGGTATCAGGCCAGATTACTGCTCAGAGAATTTCCTAACGGAGAATGCTTTAGTGTTGAGGCCAATGGAGATGCCCTAATAACTGGGTGGAAAGCAACCCCAGTAGTTGCAGTGTCTTTATGGGCTTGTGGCTGA